The Geoalkalibacter subterraneus genome contains the following window.
AAAGCAGGAGCGCCAGACGGATCTTGGCCCGCCAGTCCACTTCGTCGGAAAAATCAACATTCACCTGCAGGCCGGCACTCTGTTTCATCATCGCCTGACCCAGATCGCCGGTTCGTTTCATATAGGGGCCCATGATCCCGTAGCGGGCCTTGGGAACCCAGTCGATCTGATCAATCGGTGTAAAGGGCTGCACACCCAGCCCCAGGAACGCAAGTCCCTGGCGTGCCGCTGCGTCGTTGAGCGCGTCTTGATAGAGAACGAAATCTGCTACGCAACAATGAAGATCGCCGCACAATTCGCCGGAGAGTTCCAATTGACCGCCCGGCTCGAGGGTGATGGACGAGGCCTGACCCTGCAAGGCGATCAGACGGTCACCTTCCCGAACCCCGTTCCAAGCGTGGCTTTCCTCCATCGTCTCTAATAGCCTCTCGATACGACCGAAATCGGCGGCTTCACCCGTTTCACGATCGATGACCAGTCGTTCCGATTCCGCCCCGATTCCCCATCTTTCCTTTGGACGGGCGCCCGCCGCGATATAGGCAACAAGGTCACTTCGCTGAAAAACAGGCTGATCAAGCCCCGGTTTGGAAAAGGTCGTCATTGCGTCGATGCCATTTCAGGAAGCGAGGTATTCAGTAATCTTTTCGCCGATGGTACGGAATATCTTGGTAAACTCCTTTTCGTCCTGTTCAAGCAGGGTAATGCGAAAACCGCGCTCTTCGGTACAGAAAGAGGAGAGGGGAACAACGCAGATACCGGTGGAGGCCAGCAGATAGTAGACAAAGCGCTTGTCCACGCTGACACCGGGTTGATTGACAAGCCCTTCCACCAGGGTCCGCACCTCCTTGACTTCAATCGGCAAAGTCTGTTGATCGGTGAGCAGATCGCGCTTGAACACGACGCTCATATAAAAAGCACCGTTGGTCCGGTTGACCTTGATGCCGGGGACCTGCTTCAGGACATTATAAGCGATGTTTGAATACTTTTCATAACGTTCCCTGCGGGCGGCCAGGTAGACCGGGTACTGCTCGTGGCTGAGAATTGGCGGAATCACCTTCTGCGGCAGGGTCGTTGAGCAGACTTCCACCATTTTCGAATCGACAATGCTCTGGATGTAGCGCCTGAAAACTTCATCCTTGTCGGCATTGTAGACCTCGATCCATCCGCAGCGCGCACCGGGCCAGGGCAACTCTTTGCTGATCCCCTTCATGGCTATGCAGGGGACATCGTCAATCAGGTCGGAAATCGGCTTGGTCGATTCTCCGTTGAAAATCAAATTATGATAAATTTCGTCACAAATAATAAACAGGTCATATTCTTTGGCAATTGTAACAATCTCTTTGAGAATTCGATCAGGAAACACGGCCCCGGTCGGATTGTCGGGATTGATAATCAGGATGCCGGAAATTGCGGGGTTGTATTTGACCGACAGGCGCAGGTCATCCAGGTCAGGATACCAGTTGTTGTCTGGGTCCAACCGGTAGGTCACCGGTCGCTGGCCGGCGTGGGCGGCCTCTCCGGAGGAGTGAGTCGAATAGGTGGGGGAGGGTCCGATAACCCGAGCCTCCCGACGCAGGAATCCATAAACCTTCTGGATTGCGTCGCCAAGGCCATTGAAGAAAATAATATCCTCCGGACTGATCTGTGTTATACCCCGGGCATTGGTCCGGTCCGCAAGAAATTGGCGTGTTTCCAAAAGACCTTTGGTGGCACAGTAAGCATAGGAGCAATCCTTCATGGCCATATCCGCCACGATTTCCTTCATCCATTGCGGGATTTTTTCTCCCTTCGCCACCGGGTCTCCGATGTTCTCCATATTGGTTTTTATGCCGAGCTGATTAAGCTTTTCGGCAATGGCAACAATGGCGCGGATTTCATATGTCAATTCTCCGGCGCCGATATGAACGATATTATTGCGCATGCTTGCATCTCCTTCGCGAACTGGACCGGGTCATTTCTCCGCCAGACCCCATAGACTAAAAAAGGCCATGGGTGTCTGCCCATGGCCTTTTGAGATCAAAAATAATATAATCCTAATTTTGCCGGTAAGCAGAAAACGAGTCTTTTTTCACTGCGGCCGCCGCCGCGCTGGTCGCTCGTGCCATCTGGCAAAATGAGTTCTGCATGTTAGGCTCCCTGGCAACATTTAAGAGTGAAAAGCAATACCATGATAAAACTGTTTCAGTCAAGCGAGGTTTTCAGCTTTTCCCCTCATTTTTGCCCTGACTTTCCTTCTTCTTCCGACTTACTTCATCACCCTGGTCTTGCGCTGCTCCCGGCATGATGATCTGCCCGTTGATCCGGACCCCGGGTTCAACCTCAAGCAGGGGAGTGGTGATATTGCCTTCAACAACAGCCGGGGCACGCAGCTCAACCTTTCCGGTAGCGGTCACATTGCCCTCAAGACGACCGCTGAAAATCAGTGATCCAACCTTGACTTCGGCAATCATCTCTCCGCTTTCGCCGACAATCAGGGTGTCGCTCGATTCAATTTCACCCCGGAAGGCTCCGTCAAGACGCACAATTTCACTGAAGGACAACTTACCCTCAAACTGGCTGCCGGCACCTAGAAAGGCTTTTATGTCGTTCTTGTCGCGGGACTGAGAATAGGATGAACCGCTTGTGCTTTTTTTCTTGAACATGTTCAGCTCCAACCTTTCGGGTAGACTCCGATGACCGGGCTTATTGAAGTGAAGACAGGACCCGATCCAGTTCCTCGCGGGAAGAGAAGGTGATTTCTATCTTGCCGCCTTTTTTCCCTTTAGGCTTAATGGTAACCGGCACCGAGAGAGCGGCATGAATTTTTTCCTGCGCCCTTTTCAATTCCGGATCCTGCAGCGTTTCTTTGTTGGGCTTTTCCTTGGGAGGGGAGGCCGGTCTTCCGAAACTCTTAATCTTTTTGACCATGGCTTCGGTTTCCCGCACGGAAAGCTGTTTACGCTGCAGCTCACGGCTTGCCTCCAGAATATCCTCCTCGTTTTCGAGAGAGAGAAGGGCGCGTGCGTGGCCCATGCTCAACAGTCCCTTAAGCAGATCGTCCCGAACCGGGTCGGGTAATTTCAGAAGACGCAGGGAATTGGCGATGGATGAACGATCCTTTCCTACCCGGCGTGCCACTTCCTCCTGGGACAGGTCGAAATTACCGATCAGATTGCGGTAGGCTTCGGCTTCTTCCACCGGGTTGAGATCTTCACGCTGAATATTCTCGATCAGGGCCATCTCCAGCGCCCAGTCTTCGGACACATCTTTGATGACAACCGGAACCTCATCAAGGCCTGCTTTCTGTGCGGCCCGCCAGCGGCGTTCCCCGGCGATAATCTGATAATGGTCTTCCACCCGCCGCACCACCAGGGGTTGAATGATCCCCTTTTCGCGCACGGAGGCGACAAGTTCCTCCATTTTGGCGTCATCAAAGAATTTACGCGGCTGGTCCGAATGAGGACGAAGATCGGTCAGAGGACAAAGGAAAAACTTCTTATCGGTGGCCTGGGCAGCGGAGCCGAGCAGCGCTCCCATTCCCCGTCCCAAAGCGGGTCGCTTTGCCATATCAATCTCCCATTCCGATGATTTCGCGGGCCAGGTCCAGATAGGCAACCGCACCCTTGGAGCTGACATCATACAGCAGAACCGGAACTCCATGGCTTGGCGCCTCAGACAGACGGACATTGCGTGGAATCATCGTCTGAAAAACCTGCCCTTGAAAATGCTTGCGGATTTCGACGGTGACCTGATGGGACAGATTGTTGCGCCCGTCGAACATCGTGAGAAGAATTCCGTGTATTTCGAGACGAGGGTTGAGCTGGTTTTTGATGATGCGGATGGTGTTCATCAGCTGGGACAACCCCTCCATCGCATAAAATTCGCATTGCAGGGGCACCAGGACAGAATCTGCAGCAGTCAGCGCATTGACGGTCAAAAGTCCCAGCGAAGGAGGGCAGTCGATGACGATAAAATCATATTCGTGACGGATGGCTTCAAGCGCGCTTTTCAGCTTGATTTCGCGGGCAAGCGCGGTCACCAGCTCGATTTCAGCGCCGATCAGGTCGGTGTTGGATGGAAGCACATCAAGCAGGTCAAGGTCGGTTTTGATCAGAATATCACGGACATCGGCTTCTCCGAGCAGTGCATGATAAACCGTGTATTCAAGCGCTGTTTTGTCGATCCCTAAACCGGTGCATGCGTTGGCCTGGGGATCCATATCCACCAGGAGGGTTCTTTTTTCCGCGGCAGCAATGGACGCCGCCAGATTTACCGCGGTGGTCGTCTTACCAACGCCGCCCTTCTGATTTGCTATGGCAATGATTTTGGCCATGATTCAACTCCTCGTGAGCACATCAA
Protein-coding sequences here:
- a CDS encoding pyridoxal phosphate-dependent aminotransferase, encoding MRNNIVHIGAGELTYEIRAIVAIAEKLNQLGIKTNMENIGDPVAKGEKIPQWMKEIVADMAMKDCSYAYCATKGLLETRQFLADRTNARGITQISPEDIIFFNGLGDAIQKVYGFLRREARVIGPSPTYSTHSSGEAAHAGQRPVTYRLDPDNNWYPDLDDLRLSVKYNPAISGILIINPDNPTGAVFPDRILKEIVTIAKEYDLFIICDEIYHNLIFNGESTKPISDLIDDVPCIAMKGISKELPWPGARCGWIEVYNADKDEVFRRYIQSIVDSKMVEVCSTTLPQKVIPPILSHEQYPVYLAARRERYEKYSNIAYNVLKQVPGIKVNRTNGAFYMSVVFKRDLLTDQQTLPIEVKEVRTLVEGLVNQPGVSVDKRFVYYLLASTGICVVPLSSFCTEERGFRITLLEQDEKEFTKIFRTIGEKITEYLAS
- a CDS encoding ParB/RepB/Spo0J family partition protein, with amino-acid sequence MAKRPALGRGMGALLGSAAQATDKKFFLCPLTDLRPHSDQPRKFFDDAKMEELVASVREKGIIQPLVVRRVEDHYQIIAGERRWRAAQKAGLDEVPVVIKDVSEDWALEMALIENIQREDLNPVEEAEAYRNLIGNFDLSQEEVARRVGKDRSSIANSLRLLKLPDPVRDDLLKGLLSMGHARALLSLENEEDILEASRELQRKQLSVRETEAMVKKIKSFGRPASPPKEKPNKETLQDPELKRAQEKIHAALSVPVTIKPKGKKGGKIEITFSSREELDRVLSSLQ
- a CDS encoding bactofilin family protein, which produces MFKKKSTSGSSYSQSRDKNDIKAFLGAGSQFEGKLSFSEIVRLDGAFRGEIESSDTLIVGESGEMIAEVKVGSLIFSGRLEGNVTATGKVELRAPAVVEGNITTPLLEVEPGVRINGQIIMPGAAQDQGDEVSRKKKESQGKNEGKS
- a CDS encoding ParA family protein, with protein sequence MAKIIAIANQKGGVGKTTTAVNLAASIAAAEKRTLLVDMDPQANACTGLGIDKTALEYTVYHALLGEADVRDILIKTDLDLLDVLPSNTDLIGAEIELVTALAREIKLKSALEAIRHEYDFIVIDCPPSLGLLTVNALTAADSVLVPLQCEFYAMEGLSQLMNTIRIIKNQLNPRLEIHGILLTMFDGRNNLSHQVTVEIRKHFQGQVFQTMIPRNVRLSEAPSHGVPVLLYDVSSKGAVAYLDLAREIIGMGD